The nucleotide window acataaaaatagatttatctTTATAAGGTTTTGTATTGTAAGAAAGACATATATAGTGACTCACTTATAgaattaatatgtatatatatatacatatagtcAATGtgataaattataatattgaaTAATCAAAGCACGACATATAAAATCACCGGCTTTTAGCAAGAGATTTAATTTagactaggataagacccgcgccttgcgcgggattaagttattatttttattatattttggagaatgaaacaatagtttggcttcatatagattacgggtgttcaatccggatatcgggttggtttcggttcggttcggtttttttcggtatttggttagtaaaatataactactattctaaatccatatttactttgactttagtctttaacatacttttgaaagatttcaactggacgaataaattgatcagccaatcttattgctttaaatcattagtgtttatatatatatatatatatatatatattatttagtttgaatatttattaaataaaaattcatatgcgttatattttatgatcatttgtaacttattataacaaaaaaataatctattgatcacaaaattttcacgtgggaatattcaaatttctaataatatatagactttttgaaaaattcaaatataacatataagaaaaaatataaatgtttttattatatatttaatgtgattttttaatatctttcaataatataaaattaaaaaaaaagaacgaagataccaaaattgttatcaaatatttattattcataataattaattttcatatatacgttaatcatattaggtaattttgtagcttttaattaaggaaagtgcaaaaaaaattttggtagattatttatcaattcgatagttagtttaataaaaaatataatgtaagtcaagatggaccaacctatttttctaagaatagtatattttatatagtcatttattaaacgagaatttataatcatagagttctatgatcattcatatcattttataactgaatatttaaatcatcgataacaaaattttcaatgtgaaatctttaataagtttataatttataaatgtttttgaaaattcattaaaagttttaatattaaaatatttatgtaatcttatggtatatagtataatctatatatatatatatatatatatgtatgttttattattaaatgatattttttactcatatggttttaaaataatgtgtatcttcttataatattaaataaaagttcatattaatacaattttatgatcatttgtaacttattatgacaaaaaaaataatctattgatcacaaaattttcagtgtggggatcttcaaatttctaataatttatagatgttttgaaaaattcaaaatataacatataagaaaaattataaatgtttttattatatatttaatgtgatttttaaatatattttaataatataaaattaaaaaaaaagaactaagatacaaaaattgttatcaaatatttattattcattataattaattttcacatatacgttaatcatattaggtaattttgtagcttttatttaaggaaagtgcaaaacattttttggtacgttatttatcaattcgatagttagtttaataaaaagtgtaatataagttaagatggaccaacctatttttctagaaatagtatattttgtatagttatttattaaataagaatttataatcatacggttctatgatcgttcatatcgttttataacaaaatatttaaatcatcgataacaaaattttcaatctgaaatctttaataagtttataatttataaatgttcttgaaaattcattgaaagttttaatattaaaatatttatgtaatcttatggtatatagtgtttaatatatatatatatattttattattaaatgatattttttactcatatggttttaaaatcatgtgtatcttcttataataaaaatgttaaaccattgatcattaatttttaacataataattttaatagttttagtcatttattgtcgtttttaaaaattcaaaatataacatatacgaaaaaatctaaattttatttttatagctaatttgattgtttaatttattttaataatataaaattaaacagaaaatgatggaggagatatacattgttatcaaatctttattattaaactcattaattgtcatatatattagtcatttatggtaattccgtaggttttatttaaggaaagaaaatatcatatcatatcattatatcatatagtttgaccaacttatgtatctaacaacatataaaaatcgaatgtggacctacttatttttcaattgaatgtaattgactacctaattgagtgccacctatgcattggagcctcttttaattaatacaaaattgaggttacatcttttcaaatgttcctcaattaatatataagggattgatGCGGTCAATAATATCTTACCAAAATTGTAAGTtatcagtttatatattttgattgtcCGTGCATACAAAGTTTCAcattaacaaaattatatatttgcttTCTTAACACATATTCGAAAATAATGGCATAATTAACTGAGGAGAGATTCACTCTGCACACAAAATATAACTCAAGGTCACGTGAATGATGTGAACATATGAGCTAAAACATACAGATAAGATATGGAACGATAACCGAATCATAGAATGTAATATAACAAatcataatttcaaatatatgttGTTTGAGTTGAACGGCTTCTCTATTGTATgagttactttttatttttgtttcagaaATGTTAAACAATAACATGAGATGTGCACAAGTGTGTAAATTCAACGGTAGAGTTCGTGAGTATTGTTCGTCATAACATGCTTGTATAATGGAGTAAGTGTCTTTGGTACGTGTAAATTCATTAGTTTATCTTGATGAATAAGACTTCGAAATGTTAATGTCAAAATGTCTCCAAGTACAATGGAATAAAACTTGGAGACATCTTGGATCCAATTCCTTAGGAGAACTGGTGCCAATAGGTGTGATAGGAAGCTTAAGTTTAGTTGTAAAGAATATGTTTGTATAGACCAATATGACATATCGTTTTGAACAGGTATGGTAATAAGCTTGAGTTTAATTATCGAGACTATGCTTGTATAGAGCAATATGACATTATTTTGAACCGAAAGACATATTGTCATGAACAAACGTAACTACAATATAATGTCATTCTACTTAATTGGGAAACGTTTTGTTTATATCGTAGGTGAGAATGAATAAGTCGAGTTCTTCTGCTGGAGTGGGTTCCATTGTAAAACATGTCGAGTCGAGCTTTAGAGATTATATACGAAGTTGTGGTGGAGAAAACCGGTTAAGAAAGCTTGACGATTGAAGTGAGTTATTGACTTATTTTATGTACCGTGTAATGTCCTATGTTAAAGAAAAAATGTGTAATAGGTACCAATGGCAATACTTGTAAATATCCTAGTAATTAAAGGCTTATTAACTAAGATTGATGAGGAGAGCTGTGAGCTTGCCACATCAGCAAAAATGGCAAAATTGTTATTAATCTACCAAAGCAAGGTTACTCTTACCAATTGCTTCTCTATTAATAATAAGGGGATGAGAAATCATCACAAAAACTACGAGAATCTTTGTGATTTACAACAGCTGTGTGGTTCTTCCTCCTGTGATCTCGAAAATGATTTATAGGGGTGTCAAGAATACGATCTTGGAAGCAATTTCGTACCCTCTTGTCTCTTTGTATCACTTAATCTTTGTGTAATGTTGTTTTGGTTGCTCTaccttgtttttatttgtttttgccGAGTTAGAGTATTTTTTAGATTCTACTTTATAAAATCTGAGcatcattaatataatattagcattattagcaaaaaaaaaacttacgagAATCAAATGTGTATATAAaacatctttatatatataaaagacttTGTTTATCTCCTGGGTGTGCCAACGAGGACACCACGTCATAAATCCAAGCCCTGCCGCGTCGACACGTCAGAAACTCACCGTTTCACTAAAGCGTTCTTATATGGTTACGGGCTTTGCGGTGGGCTTTGTCATGCAATTTGATGTTAAGGCCCGACGACAAACAAATTTGGTAAGAACCCTAATCCGGGTTGGAGAGCGCCTCCGTGTTCTTCGCTTCTCTCATTGGCGGAGACGACGATTTGGATTTCTTTAACGTTATGCGTTGTGATTTTCTCCCATAAATCCTCTTAATTCGTAAACTCACTACCAGACCTTTCGATTGCATCGTTTGTCGACTAAATCGTGTATAAATATCTCTCTTATGCTAACCACGACTTCCACATCTCTCTTCTACACATCTTATGCTCATCTCTGTGCTCATCTCTGTTAATGGCTAACAcgactgctttttttttttatctgaagTCTGGGCGGTGCTCATCCGTTGTAGAGGCCAGACTGCTTCGATTCTGGAGGCTAGGAATGTTAAGCGTGGTGGAGAGCCTATGTGGATGGATTTGTTCATGGTGGATGTTAACGTGAGTGgttttttgttctcttctttGTATCAAACGTTCTGGGTTAATATTAACAATCGTGCCGTTATTATTTCTCTGTGAGCTCTAGGCTGTTtatatgtttgatattttttccGGTGAACCTGATCGTGtcttacttttaaaaaatttcttaattttttttagatgcTGATGTGCATTGTTTCTTGAATTTTTGTAAGTACATGCATAGATAGATAGGTCGTTGTGAATAGAGCTATCAATTTCTCATGCAATCAAGTTCACCCACTAATTCTTCTTCAATGGAACTTTAATCCAGATGAACAGATTACATGATGAACAGATTAATGATTTGTTGTATTACAAATGAACAGATTAATGATTTGTTGTATGCTGATCCATCTCATGATTTGTTGTACGCTGATCCATCTCATGATTTATTGTATTACAGATGAACAGATTAATGATTTGTTGTACGCTGATCCATCTCTTATTTGCTTAAGTACCTCTAACTCTGTAATTACAGATGAACAGATTAATGATTTGTTGTACGCTGATCCATCTCATGTCACTTGCCAACACAAACACTGGTTTTCCAGGTTTCAATTGTAAACCATActatacaaattataaatttcactGCCAAGTAGCCTTAATATTTTCTTTGGTTAGCAGACTTGGTTGGCGAAGTCAGGGGCATTAAAACAATTTACAACGAAGAGACCCAGAGTACTTAACGTCTCAAGACAACCACAAGGCTTGATAGGTATATGACAACCCTGgtgttctttttttaatttcccCCATTACACACATTGGTGACTTGCACGTTTGTTCAAGGATGAAAAACATGGAGTTTGGCCTCCGGCCCTCCGCAGGCACTCGACTGTCTGCTTGAGTGTATTTGGTGGGCTTGCTGGGCAGAAGGACAAAAAAAGGCGCTACTCTGATGTAGAGTAGACCAAAGTTTGTTGTTGGAACAAATATATATACCCAAAGTTTGTTGGAGGTAAGAACGAACTCTCTTTTAGGATTTGTACACTAGGGTCTTGGGGTTAAGTTGTGGTTGTGTTCAATACATAAgtgaacaaatttttttttaaaaatgtctacCCTAAGTTTGAGGGAGCCCCTCTTTCACGCTAAGTTGCTATATATTGACGCCTAACCACGTTTAATATTGGCAAAATCATCACACATAACCTCTTTGATTGCAGGCAGGCTGTTCATCAACGCTTCTTCTGGTACTCATTCAGCTCCATAGAACATTCCGATCAGAGATAAAGACAGAGAGACACCATTGGGTGGCCGAGTATCATGAGAGGAAACACAAGAAGCTCAAGAGATACCATAGATTCTTTTGTGTCTTGCAGAGAGATTGGCAAGGTGGTTGAATAAGACATGATTGTTCTTAATTTTGGTTTACTATTTTCAGGAACTTATGATCCTGATTCCTGGAACTAGatggtttcttttgttttctttcaaaCTAATATTGTAATATATTCTAGAGAATTACAGCGTTTCTTGCTCATTAGAATATATACGAACCATGCCTGATATGAACAGGCCGACCAGAAAGAAAGTGGTTCGAATCAGTCTTCACCAAAACTTGGGATTACAATTAAAGTTGGTGGTGGACTTTAAGAGGAAACAGAGTAACGAGACACCAAATATAACACTCAAATGATTTCTTTGGACACAAGTAACTGATATGTGTTGGGAAGTTTTTGTGGCGTTTAATCCTTcaatgtaaaaacaaaaaaaaagatgcacATTTATGGGTTGGGTGATCGATCTTCTCTCATTCTCAAGTATGAAAATGAATTTAATTTGATATATTCAGTTGCACATAATTTCATAACTGTCATAgtggtacaaaaaaaaaatctaaagtaaATTACTAACATTAATCACTTTGTCATAATTATTTATGAATATACAGTATTTGTGGTTTAAATGTTGTTTGGGATTCGCACTCTAACCCAACTAGGAAGATAGTTAGAAGTGTATAAACAAACTTTTTAACCTTAGAACTAAATGATTCTAAAACCAAAACGAATCTTAAATCAATTGTAAACTTAACAATTATTTTGCATAAGAACTTAAATAACCGACACAGAAGAGTATTTAGATCATAATTAAGATTTAGTTCGACTTTTGATCATCTTGCTCATAATTCTATCAGGATTTTCAGttataaaaacaataaattgtaagttttaatcctttcaaatttgaataaaaccatgaataagttaaaaataaattataatatatctatcaatttatatttataatggtttaaaaaacacatatatatatattcaaatacaaaaaacattgcacaaaaaaaagatgtaataaaatacatgtcaagattattatattttttaaagaaattattatagtaaataattattttttaaagaaattgttATAGTTagataaatacataattttaaaaataaatagtaaaataaatagttaagATTATTGTAAAAGATTATGAAAGTTTATGTTACTTTTAGTGCTGACAAAAAGAGTTAATACTACTTTTACTTAAAAgtgaatttaaaataaattaatatttttattttatttattcgcCCTACGGACGGGTTTATCCTAGTATAAAATAAACATGACATGtcaacaagaaaaacaaaagtaatTAACTAATACACGTACATTAAACACTACGTACACAAACAAGATACTGAAACGGTTTGaacatctatatataaaataaacactGAGCAACACtcttatagttttaaatttacttATATCTAAACGTAATGTTTTCTTTCTTGAcaacatatttgaaaatgaacTTTAAAACGAATTGTAGTAaggaatctctctctctctctctctctctctctctctctctctctctctctctctctctctctctctctctctctctctctctctctctctctctctctctctctctctctctctctctctatctctctctcatatcttttagagagagagagtgcgATTTGGGTTCTTGTCGGTTTTGTTCCAACGTTCTCTTCCGGTTTCGGTGTTATCCGATCGGATCAGATTCCAGCGTCACATCTTAACTCTCAATTTTTGTCCGGCTTTTGTCTCTGTCATCGTTGCCTTCTTCTCCGGCGATGGCGGTTGGCTTTTGTCTCCGCGTCACACCCTTCTCTGGTGTTGTCGGCGGCTTTCCTTCGGGTTCTTCCCAGCTTGATGTATCTTTGCTTCTGGTGGTTCCCTTGCTCAATCAACTCTCTTTCTTCAACTTCGACTGTTCTTTTCTTTCCCGAGTTGGGTTGTTTCATCTTTGGGATTATTCGAATTTACAAAGATGACAGGTTTTCTTCAAGGAAAGTCGAAGTTTTTAGATCAATTGAAGATGATTGTATTTTCATTTTGAATCGTAGATCTGGTGGGCGTTTATGGGTTTCAATTAAGATTGCTCCGGTTGAACCTTTTCTTCGTCGATTCATCTTTGCCGTCAGCGAGATTCCGACGCTCCTCCTCTGTATCACCGGCAGTGGAAAGTGGAGCTTCATCTTGATGTGTGTGTGCATGGTAGATGGGTGTCTGTACACGTGTAGGACAATGTGTCCTTTCCTCTTCAATGGTTTCTGCTTGTGGACTTAGGCCTCAAGTGTTATGTAAACTCGACATGTATGTTCATCTTCGTTTTAATGTTTGCTTTGTCCTTTTTGGGTTTTTTAGCTTTAGCcaattcttttggttttttttattgtaaagaTGTAGGGTTTTGTCTCTGTTGGACTTTGTCCCACGTAATAAAACCcaggaagaaaaagaaaaaccgAATTGTAGTAAGGCAATTTGAAAGACTAGTCAAGGTTTAGTCAATGTTACGgaagaaataaaaaatgcaaCTTCAAAGATAATGCTAATTTTTCTTGTAGTCTTTTTAAATAAAGATATGTTGGTGTCACAGAATCAAAACAgtgaagaagaaaacaatacTTTTAAAGGGGGCATGTAGGTTTCGAACCCCAGTCTTAGTGGGGGCAAAAAAACAGGATTTGGCCAACTAAGTTACAGATacctgtaatttttttttattttatgaaattttaaatttattgatcaatcATGTAAAGAACTACATTTACAAAAGAATCAGACTACGAAGAATATACTTGTGTAAAGTAAATAAAAGGAGTCTAAATGTCATCTAGCTTGTTACTTGGAACCATCTTTGTAGGAGGCCAACATATTTATGTTGGTATCCATACTTCAGAGAGATAATTCTAGTTCTCATCATCTTGTCGATAGTCTTATGCATCTGCTCAGGCGTCGTCCATTTACCCTGGTGACGTCTCACGTTTCTCTCTTTCCAGACGTGGTAGATGACCATTTGAAAAACCATTTTGATAAGAATGGAATCAAGTCTGTTCAGCCTGTTGCGCTTGATCGCATTGAGAGTAAGGGACCAGTCTGGATTAGTCCACCGACCAAAGAAGCCCCTCACTAACCTTTCCCATACCGTGTAAGAATATGGACAATCAAAGAACAAGTGATCTCGAGTCTCATCTCTTTCTCCACACAGTCCACAGCTTTGTGTGATTCCCCAAGCCCTATGTCTCCTGTAGCAAGCCTGTTGAGCACTGCTAGCCACGTAATGAATGAATACCTAGGAATGCTTTGCGTGAACCAAACCACCTTACTCCAATCAACCTTTGCTTTCTTGGGTCTAATCTGGTTCCAAGTGTTAGCCGTTGGGAACATATCCCTGAAACCATCCTCCTTATGCCTCCAAAGTATCAGATCAGTCCCCCTACTAGTATCTGGAAGTGGCTCCGCGAGAATTTGAGTGTTTAAACTCTGAAACCTTCTGCTGCGCTTGTTTCTAAGACTCCAACCGTCCCCTGAAACCGCATTGCTCACTAGTGCACTCCTAGGAAGACCCAAATAGGTCGTACCGATGGCTCCAGTAACATCAATCAATCTTCCACTGCCCATCCAATTATCGAACCAAAAATATGTGGTTTCTCCATTTCGAACCTCTACTTTCATGAACTCATAAGCCAAATCCCTTAGCTTTAGTAGCTTCCTCCAAATCCATGAACCTTTGGAATCATCTCTCACGTCCCAAAAAGAGCTTTGTCTGAGTAGATAGTGCTTTATTCACTTCAGTTGAGAATTGTCAACTAGTTGAAAGTTAAAAATGTGAAGCCAGAAATGATACATGTTAACAGCTGAAGAAATtaatatataaccaaaaaaaaaaattcattctataaggaaacttttaaaaaaattatacataccaaagttcatgattttttttgtaatctatAAATAGATTGGATACAGAAACtatcatattaattataatGTTATATTACCTCTTCAACAACTATTTtgggttttaaattttttaaaaaaaattgtgtgtgaTATAAAAAGTTTATTGTTTGTGAATTGAATCTATTGtactaattaaattttttttttttactttttgtatgtttatattgtatgtatttgaaatttcataactttattttttttataatactaattttgattttgttttaaaaaaataggtaagaatataaattaaatagaaaagaaaaattatgaaaactacGTTATGTTAGTGCTTAGGTTAACTATAATCATAATTGTTATTAACATGTATTTATAGATTATAAAAGATAAGAATATGAATTATAAATAGTGATGTATAttgttgaattttattaaataaaatcattatctatcctatactaaaagggagataTGCTTAATAGAGAGGGTGTCCACGTCAGCCAATTAAATCAACCAATAAGAAAAGAGTAAACTACCACGTCATACACCTTGGTCGACTGAAGATGTTATTGCGCATTCCGTTTGGGCTGTAACTACAAAAGCTgaaattcaatatatttttttctacgGCCCAATATCAAGCCCGTTTTTGCCTAACCCTAATCTCCACTCGAGAGTTGGGACTCCACAACTTTTCCACTTCGTCTTCCCCAGTTCTTATGTAACTCCGTTACACCGTTACCGCCAGCTCCTCTTCATCAATCAACGATGTCTTTAACCTCTTCATTATTGTTTCATTCtatctccttctctttctcctcatATATAAATTGGTGCCAAATCTTCAtcgatacttttttttttgacaaaacttCATCGATACTTACTTCAATGTAAATAGTTCAATGCATAAAATCTCAAATGAAAACAACCTGGCAAACAATTTCTTTCTCTTTTAGAGTTTTGgtttctctttatattatttttaatcattcTTTTAAAGTAACTCTACAAAGAGCGACCTGTCCATGAATGAATATTTTATGCTTTTGTTGATCATCAAAGTGTAGCATAGTCGCGATGGGATTTGTTGTCTACATTGTGAATAAGTGTTTTTATTTCAAGTGGTGATTAAATATTACTGTTTTTTTTCTGCCATATTTAACTTATATTCTTTTTGAACAACGGTGTAGATGTTACACGAAGCTGGTCAGTGGACAGTCTCTAATTGACCACCCCATCCTCGACGAAGTGAAGATAGCAAGAACCCGGCATGTTATGGGTCATCTGCAATCACAAGATTATGTGTTTCCTGTTATTAAAATCACGCCCTCTCCGTACTGCGCTTAACCCGTTATTAATAAACTTTTGCCTTTTGCAGGGGGCTGTTATGAAGCTGTACCTTTGGGACCAGTCTGCAACAGAGTTCTGCAAGAAATTTACAGCATATGTAAATTAGTCACTACAGCGAACACAAAATGTCTTGGAGGTAATCGTTTATCCCTTTAGCATAATAACCTCACTGAGAATCATAACATTTAATGTTTTCCAAATTGTTTGTACTCGGTTGCTAATGTGATACTTATTTGATCATCATTGCGGAACCATCTCTACTTCTGTTTATAACGTTAGCTTGGAGAATATTTGTTCActatctattttaaatttatagagCTCCAACTGGGATATTTAAGTTGGCTTTTTGAACTCTTTCTATAAATCATCCAGCTTATGCAAAACTGTGTTTTCTTCAATCAATAAGTTGATCATTGCTTCATCGGTTGTGTTTGATCACTCATCTCCACTTTGTGTTATATTGCACACAATATTCTATCTTGCCAAAGTGAAACcgtttttgaattttctataGATTTTTCTTGACACGGGGGGCTTGATCTTCTGCAATACTTATTAATTAATTCACACTCTCATAATGTTTTATGCGTTGAGAGAATGAATTATGTATATGAGAGTGAATTTGTATATGTACCCTCATCTTAGACAGGTACATCTTATACACACATTCATTTTCAAGTTGATCATATATACTACGTTGCCTCATAACTACGAACTGCATTATTAGACACCGAAAGTTGAGAATATCGCAAGTACGAAAGTTGAGAATATCGAAAGTTGAGAATGAATTATGTATATGAGAGTGAATTTGTATATGTACCCTCATCTTAGACAGGTACATCTTATACACACATTCATTTTCAAGTTGATCATATATACTACGTTGCCTCATACCTACATGCTGCATTATTAGACACCGAAAGTTGAGAATATCGCAAGTacgtaaaaataaaaatggttgTATTGCTCATTTtgctaaaataataatttacaaaaaaaatctcactTGCTGGATCATTGTGTTTGTGTATTAACTTAACATTGATCGTAGAGACTTGGGTTGAGAGTTGGCCTTGCtgtaatagttttttttccttttattgtGTGCCATAATGTCTAAATTAACAAGAGTTTGATATATGCATTATTAGCACATAAATGCATGAAGCTAAATATAAAAGAAGTTTACTGATCTTCACTTCCAGAACATACTTGAGTTGTCGTTTCTCTCATTTACAGGGATCAATTCCTTATGTCATGTTTTTGAACATGAATGTGAACGTTTTGGGTATAGTGCTGAGCAGTTATGGTCATTTAGAAAGTTTCTAATGGGGTCCATTGACTGATTTATAACAGAGTTTATCCCCAAGTGTTACTTCAGATATCCCCTGAATTTGGAATACCAGGGGGATTTGGTGTTGCAGTTGGATTTTCCCGCTTCCGTTCTTTGAGTTACAAATACTTGAAGTTGAGTAGCGGCATGAGCTAGAGCAGAGTGATATGTGACCACATAAATTTTCTTATACATCTGGAAAACTAACATGGTGACCCGAGGAAGAAGTGAGCCCAGAAGAGAAAATTAAAGTTATGCGATACAAACCTGAAGTTTTGGTTGTGGCCATCGTTCAACCCATGGTATTGTCTTATCTCATCATACAAATTCTGCAAATTAGTCTCATGTCTCCAAAATTGCTTACTTTCTGACTTCTGACAATAATATGATAGTATTATTAACTCTGCAAAATTTACTAGGTTCGTTGACATTTAGGACTGAGCAAAGTTTTAGTGTTGTCTTTTACTTCTGCTTTGGATTGAATGCTTAGAAGCTGCCTAAGTTTCGGGGATCTTTAATGTGTTATTCTCTGAAGTAGAAATTGAGTAAAAATTTACTTGACAAAAGGCAGGGTTAGTGCTATACAGTATACCTTAGAATAAATTCGTATGAACTTTCAGATTTTGCATTCGTGTTAATCTTACTACTGCTCTTCTgctcagtttgggaattggcTTTTGTCGTGTAATATGTATAGATCACGCTCGAAATATATACTGGTCGTTCACGTGGATTCTGGTTTATCACCTTCGCAGATTGCCAGGGCCATCCACGAGTCCATCAGAGAGATGCATGGTAGGGACTTTGGTGATCGGGTCATTTCAGTTAGGAGCTGAAATGTGAATGTGTTGCAAACACCTAAAAGTTGAG belongs to Brassica rapa cultivar Chiifu-401-42 chromosome A07, CAAS_Brap_v3.01, whole genome shotgun sequence and includes:
- the LOC117126831 gene encoding uncharacterized protein LOC117126831, with product MGSGRLIDVTGAIGTTYLGLPRSALVSNAVSGDGWSLRNKRSRRFQSLNTQILAEPLPDTSRGTDLILWRHKEDGFRDMFPTANTWNQIRPKKAKVDWSKVVWFTQSIPRYSFITWLAVLNRLATGDIGLGESHKAVDCVEKEMRLEITCSLIVHILTRYGKG